From Mustela nigripes isolate SB6536 chromosome 13, MUSNIG.SB6536, whole genome shotgun sequence, one genomic window encodes:
- the C2CD4A gene encoding C2 calcium-dependent domain-containing protein 4A, whose product MWCLERLRLGPERLLKGRNGILRTRGHQVPALTPAAWENVLTPDRIPEFCIPPRLAPGTALAALRVSWIQAVEIDDGAGHTDWDPRSQAALSLPHLPRARTAYGFCALLESPHTRRKESLFLGGAGAAPLLLPGAAPDPDPALPAGPRQTPDVPAPPPRAHRLLRAPEGLLSRALRARRGRGLARARSVSSGDDDDDERGAGSRPPARAPSASPPSPPSPGPDPRPERLEAEGTVALGRDGGALRLAAEYSRASGRLRVRLLGAEGLPAGTAEPRAVGCRVSFVLRSPGKTRPQRSAVVRPSRKAAFDQDVCLDGLSEEQVRRLAVRVQAEKRGRGRERGRWLGQGELLLGSLLLP is encoded by the coding sequence ATGTGGTGCCTGGAGAGGCTCCGCTTGGGTCCCGAGCGCCTCCTGAAGGGCAGGAACGGGATTCTTCGGACCCGCGGCCACCAAGTCCCGGCCCTCACGCCCGCCGCGTGGGAAAACGTGCTCACCCCGGACCGCATCCCTGAGTTCTGTATCCCCCCGCGACTTGCGCCGGGCACCGCCCTGGCTGCGCTTCGGGTTTCCTGGATCCAAGCGGTAGAAATCGACGACGGCGCCGGGCACACGGACTGGGACCCGCGCTCGCAGGCCGCGCTCTCGCTGCCGCACCTGCCGCGCGCGCGCACCGCCTACGGCTTCTGCGCGCTGCTCGAGAGCCCGCACACCCGCCGCAAGGAGTCACTCTTCCTCGGGGGCGCCGGCGCCGCCCCGCTCCTGCTCCCGGGCGCAGCCCCGGACCCCGACCCCGCGCTCCCCGCCGGCCCCCGGCAGACCCCGGACGtgcccgcgccgccgccccgcGCCCACCGCCTCCTGCGCGCCCCCGAAGGACTGCTGAGCCGCGCGCTGCGGGCCCGGAGGGGCCGTGGCCTGGCGCGCGCCCGCTCCGTGTCCAGCGgggacgacgacgacgacgagcGCGGCGCCGGCTCCCGGCCCCCGGCCCGGGCCCCCTCCGCGTCCCCGCCGTCGCCTCCATCGCCTGGCCCCGACCCGCGGCCCGAGCGCCTGGAGGCCGAGGGCACCGTGGCCCTGGGCCGCGACGGGGGCGCCCTGCGCCTGGCCGCCGAGTACAGCCGGGCCAGCGGGCGGCTCCGCGTGCGGCTGCTCGGCGCCGAGGGCCTGCCCGCAGGGACCGCCGAGCCCCGCGCCGTGGGCTGCCGCGTCAGCTTCGTCCTGCGCTCTCCAGGCAAGACGCGCCCGCAGCGCAGCGCCGTGGTGCGGCCGAGCCGCAAGGCCGCCTTCGACCAGGACGTGTGCCTGGACGGGCTGTCGGAGGAGCAGGTGCGCCGCCTGGCCGTGCGCGTCCAGGCGGAGAAGCGGGGCCGTGGCCGCGAGCGGGGCCGCTGGCTGGGCCAGGGCGAGctgctgctgggctccctgctgctcccctga